The Candidatus Omnitrophota bacterium DNA window AGTATGTAAGATAGTCATGTATAGGTGGCAGGAAAAATGTTCCCCCGCCTTCGCAATCAACTATGTAGTAGACCAGATGCTACGGTGAGGTCGGTCTTTTGTTCTGTCGAAAAACGGGGGCCTGCGGAACTCGGCCCCTAAACGGGGCCTCATCCCGCCAAAAAGCGGCGGTATCGCCTAAGTTTAAAACGAAGGCGAACATCCTCGGCCCTTTTTAACCGTTTTTCGTCATCACAAAAGACCTAACATTTTTATTGTGCTTCCCATAACCGTAGGCTTAGGTTTATGCATCCATGTCGCAGGCGGAACCTTTGTGGCCCGCCTGAAGCTGCCGTCAAAAATTCTGACTCCTTGTGGCGATATAGTAAAGAATTTTTCCGGAGTAAATTGGTATGCCTAATACCAATTTACGTCAGCAGAAGGCGGACACAAAGGTAACCGCCTACATGCTGATGTGAAGCACAGCCCCGAGAGGGGACTGCCTCTCGGAAGAGAAAATTTTCTAAAACCTTGAGCGGCGCATGCCGATGTTAAGCAAGAGGCCCACGGCGATAAATGTTGTGAGCATGCTCGAGCCACCATAACTTATCAGCGGCAGCGGAATACCGACAACCGGCATCATGCCTATCGTCATCGCTATGTTTATCGTAACCTGCAACGCCAACAGCACAACTATGCCTGTCGCGATAAGTTTGCCATGCATATCATTGGTCGAGTAGGCTATGTCGAGTCCGCGCCTTACTATCATGAAGAACAGAAGTATCAGGATAAGCGCGCCAAAGAGTCCCCACTCTTCACCTATAACCGAGAATATGAAGTCTGTGTGGCGCTCCGGAAGAAAGTTCAGCTGGTTCTGCGTGCCGGCAAGCCAGCCCTTCCCTATGAGCCCGCCGGAACCGACAGCTATCTTCGACTGTATTATGGTGTAGCCCGCGCCCAACGGATCAACATTGGGATTCAAAAATACCATAAGCCGCTGCCTCTGGTAGTCTCTTAAGAAATGCCAGAATATCGGCATCGAAACTAAACCCATAATGATGAGAGTAATTAAATATTTCGTGCGGGCGCCCGCCACAAACATCATAGATAGGAATATCGGAATCAGTAAAAGCGCGGTACCAAGATCCGGCTGTATGACTACGAGCAAAAATGGTATGGCTAATAAGATAAGAGGGACGATAAAACCGCTAAAGCTTTCCATCTTTCCTTTTTTAGACCCAAGGTAGCTAGCAAGCATCAGGATAAAATTTATCTTTATAAATTCTGACGGTTGAAGCGTAAAATTGCCTATTGTAAACCAGCGTTGCGCTCCGAGCCTCTCGCGACCTATTACCAATACGAGCATAAGCAAAACTATATTCAAACCATACAGTATGTATGAAATATCCACAAATTTCTGGTAGGAAATGTTTATTACCAACACAAGAAGTATCGCGCCAAAAGCTATCCAGTTGATCTGCTTAAATACAAAGCTCTCTACAAAAGACAGGTCCTTAACCTTTGTCGCGCTGTATAAAGTAAGCAGGCCTATCAAGCATAAAATAAAAACAACGGCAAGTATGGTCTTGTCAAAATCTTTTATGAGCCTCTTATCAAAAATCACAAATATCCTCTATTCTTCGCTTCCTCAAATATATCCTTAGCTATTTCGCTCGGCTCCATGCCGCCCTTACCGCCATGCTCTAAAAAGACGACTACACAGATCCTGGAATTATCAATGGTTCGACTACGCTCACCATTGACCCTGAGCGAAGTCGAAGGGTCAAAAGGCGCAAATCCGGTAAACCACGCGTGGGTCCTGCCCTGAGGATTTTGCGCGGTGCCCGTCTTACCGGCTATAGCCACGCCCTCTATCTTGGCACGCTTGCCCGTACCAAATTCAGCATTCACAACTTTGTACATGCCTTCACGGACAGTTTTGATAACACCGCTGTTCAGGCCCGCGGGTTTGCGTTCAGCCGGCATTAAATCTCTTGTATCTATGCGCTTGACTATATAGGGCTTAACGATGCTCCCTTTGTTGGCTATTATAGCCGTCATATCAAGTATCTGTACCGGCGTAACAAGCACATACCCCTGACCTATAGCATAATTTACGGTATCACCTTCATACCATACATCTTTTTTATGCAATTTCTTCCACAGTCTGCCGGGCGCTACACCTTTTACTTCGTCCGGAAGGTCTATGCCGGTCTTTTTGCCAAATCCAAAAATATGGGCAAAGTTTTCTATATTATCCACGCCTACAGCCCTACCTATATTATAAAAAAATACGTTGCAGGAATTCATAATAGCGTTGACAACATCCTGCGGGCCGTGGCCGAGCTCTTTCCAGCAGTCAAATCTGCCTCTACCTAAAATATAGGTTCCGGTGCAATTAAAATGTGTGCGCGTATTTATCCTTTTAATCTGCAGGGCGGCCGATGCCACAACAATTTTAAAGATAGAACCCGGGGGATACGCTCCCGATATCGCCCTGTTTAATAACGGACGCCTCATCTTGTCTTTCAGCAATTTCAACCTTTCAGAGGATCCTTCCGGCTTTATGAATATATTGGGATCATATGAAGGGCTGCTGGACAACGCCAGCACCTCGCCAGTGCCCGGATCCATTACCATAATCGCTCCGGATTTATCTTCAAGAGCTTTATCGCAAACTTTCTGTAAGTTAAGGTCTATGGTTAAATACAGATCTTTTCCTTTTCGCGGCTCTTTGTACCCAAGGACACCTACCTGCCTGCCTCTATTATCGACCTGTATCTGTATTCCACCGTCCACTCCCGCAAGGTCTTTATCATAATATTTTTCAAGGCCATCGCGGCCCACAAGATCTTTCATGCGATAGCCGTATTCTTTAAGGCTTTCCAACTCCCGCTCGCTTATTTCGCTTAAATAGCCGAATATATGGCTGCCGACACTGCCATAACCATAATTACGCACAGACTTTGTCTCTATTACAAGCCCTCTTATGTCAAAACTTTCCTCCTCCAGTATAAATGCCTTATCTTTTTCTATGTCCTCAACGATAGTAACGGGCGCGTAAGGCTTCCTTGCCGATTTATCCACAGCGTCTTCCACCTTTTTACGCGGCACATCCAATAGATTTGTAAGAAGCCTTATCAGTTTTTCCCTATTCCTTAATTCCTGATACACAACCGCCACATTAAAAGAGACCCTATCATTTACTAAGGGGACACCGTTTTTGTCAAATATGGTTCCGCGAGGCCCCTCAATGGGTATTATCCTTATAGCATTGTCCTTGGACAATCTGGAGTAATAAGGAAATCTCAAGACCTGGGTATAGGCCAGCCCCAATACTAATAAGATAAAAAGGACCCGTATCGGCGCCTGCAGATATTTTTCTCTCATAAATATTCCGCGGTCTCTTCAAGACCAAATCTGCTTACAAAAAAAGGAAATATAAGGAATGCCAGGCAGGCTGTATACAAAGAGACCGGGATAAAAGAATGGATGATATATTCCGCAAGGCTTATGTAGGTAATATTAGAGATTGCCGATGAGATAAAATAGTGTATAAAAAAATAGAACAGTGTGAGTACAAATACTATGAGAGTCTGGATCGCCCTCGATTCCTTTAAAAATTTAGGGCTTAATAATCCGGCAATTAATCCGGTAATAGCGAGAGTGGCTGTATTGATGCCGAATATATCTACGGAATATATGTCTTTTAATAAACCAAATACAAATCCGGCCTCTATGCCGGAGCTCCACCCAAAAAATATCGCGATAAATATCACGAATAAAGCGCCCAGGTCGGGCTTTGTGCCGGCTATCCTTATAAAATCGAGAAGCGTTACCTGTAAAAAAAACGCGGTTAACAGAATAAGATACATCTGCATTCTATTTACTTTATTATGCACAGTACCTCTTCCAGCTTCGACAGATCCTGTGAAGGCCTTACTATCGCGTATTTATATAGGCGTCCCTGCTCCTTATCGACCTTTTCTATATCGCCTATGAGTATGCCTTTGGGAAATACACTGCCGAACCCAGCGGTTATTATTTTGTCACCGGCCTTCGCATCGGAATCCAGCGATATATATATCACCTTGCACCGTCCTCCGGGGCGGCCAACCATAACGCCGCCTTGCCTGTTGCGGCGGATCATGATGCCTACTTTTAAATTGGGATCGGTAATTAATAGCACCTTGCTTAAATTTTTTCCGACTTCGACTATTCTGCCCACAAGTCCGCGAGTAGACATGACCGCCATGTTCTGTCTTATTCCGCTGGAAGAGCCTTTACCTATTATTATGGAATTCGACCAGTTGGACGAATCCCTGCCTATAACCTGGGCGGCGATACTTGTGTACGGTATTATCTTCTGGAAATTGAGCAGGTTTCTTAAGCGGGCATTCTCATCGTGTATGGCCTGGGTCTCTTCGGCCATCCTCGTTAATAAGTCCAGCCTGTCGTGTAATATTTTATTTTCTTCCCTTAAGGCGGCGAACGGGGCAATGTTATCCAGGAGGCCCAGGAAAGAATGGAAAGTTTTTAAAACAGGGCTTGTGGTATCCGTAATATTTATTCTTATAAGGCGCGCTGCTGAAGATGTTAATACTATGAGGGTGGCTATGGATATTATTACGAGGGCTTTTACAATGCTTTTCTTTTGATTGCGCACATCTATTTTATTTTAACGCTTGCGCTTCTGCAGTTTAACGATTGCCTTTAATATCTTTTCCTCGCCAAGCACTTTTCCCGTGCCAAGCGCGACTGCGGTAAGCGGATCTTCCGCGAGATGAACCGGCAACCCGGTTTCTTCGGAAAGCAGCTTGTCTATGCCTTTTAAAAGAGAGCCTCCGCCCGCAAGCACTATACCTTTTTCTATCAGATCCGCGGAAAGTTCCGGAGGAATCCTTTCGAGCGTAATTCTCACCGCTTCGACTATCTGGGACATCGGCTCGGACATCGCTTCGCGGATCTCTTCGCTGGTCACAGAGACCGTTTTCGGCAGTCCGGCAACGAGGTCTCTCCCCTTTACCTCCATCGTCAATTCTTCTTCGAGCGGATATACAGAACCTATCTTCATCTTTATATTTTCGGCCGTTCTCTCCCCTATCATCAGGTTGTAGTTTTTCTTAAGCGAATTTATTATTGCCTCATCCATCTCGTCCCCGCCGATCCTGACAGATTTAGAAAATACCATGCCCGTCAAGGATATAACGGCTATCTCGGTGGTGCCTCCGCCTATATCTATTATCATGTTTCCGGAGGGCTCGGATATGGGCAAGCCTACGCCTATGGCCGCTGCCATAGGCTCTTCTATAGTAATAACTTCGCGGGCGCCGGCGTGAAGCGCCGAATCTTCAACCGCGCGCTTTTCAACCTCAGTTATACCTGAAGGTATCGCAATGACTATGCGCGGACGGACAAACCTTTTGGATTTATTTACTTTTTGTATGAAGTAGCGGAGCATTGCTTCGGATATTTCGAAATCGGTAATTACGCCGTGCCTCATGGGCCTGATAGCGACTATATTGCCGGGGGTTCTGCCGAGCATCCTTTTAGCTTCTTCTCCCACGGCCAAAACATTTGAAGTGCCGGCTTCGACAGCAACTACTGACGGCTCGCACAGGACTATACCCTGATTCTTAAGATAAACTAATGTTGTGGCGGTCCCTAAGTCTATACCGATATCGTTAGAAAAGAAACCGAAAAGTTTATTATATGCTCCGGTAAGTAAATCTAAAAACCTTGGCCTCATTACATTATCTCCCTGCCTGCCGGCAGGCAGGCTTAGTTCAGTAGTTCAGTGATATTAACAAAAAATCATACTATTGTCAATTTAAATAAGGTATCGAAAAACCCCGGGAACGATTTGGAAACACTTTCCGCGCCTCTTATCACACTTTCACTATCCGCTGACAGCGCTGCCACAGCCATCGACATACAAGTCCTGTGGTCCTGAAAGCTATTCAAGCGCGCGCCGTGTAATTTATCCACGCCGTCTATTATAATATCGTTGCCCCTTATATTAAATACGGCGCCCGCCTTCTTGAGATTATATTCCATAGAACTTACTCTATCGGTCTCTTTTACTCTTAACTCTTCCGAGCCCTTTATTACGGTCCTGCCCTTAGAAAGCGCCGCCAAAACAAATATTATGGGCAGTTCGTCTATGACAGAAGGTATCATCGATTTATCTATCGTTATACCGCGCGTCTTTGAATACTGGGCAATTATGTCTCCGACCGGCTCAAAGCCGTCTTTCTTGTTAACCACTTTAACTTTCGCGCCCATCTTTTTCAATATTTTAAGTATCCCGGCTCTCGTAGGATTAATGGAAACATTCTTTACTTTTATACTGGACCCCTTAAGAATGATCGCTGCCGCAATAAAAAAGCTCGCGCTCGATATATCACCGGGTATTTCAAAAGACCTTGCCAACAGCTCCTTGCCTCCGCTTATAGACACGCTCCTACTGTTAAAACTGATATCGGCGCCGAAATACTTTAGCATCCTTTCGGTATGATCCCGTGATTTGAACTTTTCTATAACCCTCGTCGTGCCTTTCGCATAAAGCCCCGCGAAGAGAATCGCGCTCTTTATCTGCGCGCTGGGCACCGGCGTCTTGTAGATTATGGGCTTAACAATCCCGCCCTCTATGCGGATAGGAGGGTAATCACCTTTACGCGCGCTTATATCAACGCCCATCCTGGACAACGGCTCAACTATCCTTTTCATCGGCCTTCTTTGCAGGCCCTCATCACCGGTTAACGTTGTCTCAAAATTCTGGCCAGCCAATATACCGGCAAGAACTCTCATGGTGGTACCTGAATTTCCTACGTTTATTGCGTTGCTCGGCCTGGACAATCCCTTTAAGCCTTTGCCTTCTATTACCGTGGTATTGCCTTCACTGCTTATCCCTACCCCCATCGCTTTAAAGGCATTTATAGTATAATTACAGTCGTCGGATTCGGCCATGCCCTTTACGGTGGTTATGCCGCGCGCGATAGAGCCGATCATGACAGCTCTGTGAGAAATCGACTTATCTCCAGGAACAGTTATCTGGCCCAAAACTTTCTTAGCTGGTTTTATTTTTATTTCCATACCCTATTGACCCTATGCTACTAAGATCCTACAACCTTTCCATTATACTACAGTTCACCGGTTTTTATAACATCCGCCATCTCCCTGGGCGGCTCTTGGGAAAATTCCATAAACTTCTTAGTGATAGGATGAGTAAAACCTATCTTCGCGGCATGAAGCATTGGAAACTTGAATTTTCCCTTGCTTCCATATTTTTCATCGCCAAGTATCGGATGCCCTATGTAAGATAAGTGCACCCTTATCTGATGAGTCCTGCCTGTGCCCAGAACACATTCTAAAATGGTAAAATCCCCGAACCTCTTTATCACCTTATAGTGTGTCGTAGCGGACTTGCTTCTCTCATCATCAAATTTCACAGCCATCTTCTTTCTGTCCCGCACGCTTCTTCCTATAGGAAGTTCTATCGTTCCATGATCAAGCTCTACATTTCCCCTTACTATCGCGATATAAACTCTTTTGGTGGTCTTGTTCTTAAACTGTTTCGACAGCTTCCTGTGGACTTCGTCTGTCTTCGCCACAACCAGGAGGCCGGACGTCCCCTTATCGAGCCTATGCACGATACCCGGCTTGTGCACGCCACCTATGCCCGACAGGTCGCGGCAGCGTCCTAAAAGCGCGTTAACTAAAGTTCCTGTGTAATTTCCGGGAGCGGGATGCGTCACCATGCCCTGGGGCTTATTTACAACCAGAAGATATTTATCTTCATATACGATATCGAGAGGTATCTTTTCGGCTTTTATCACGGACTCTACCGGGGCGGGCACGATTATCTCCACGCGTTCGCCTGTGTCTATTATGTGGTGGCCTTTTGGAACACCGCCGTTTAACAGCACCTTTCCTTCTTTTAATAATTTCTGCAGGTAGGAACGCGAGAATTCTTCGGAAAATTCTTCAGCTAAGAATTTATCCAGCCGCTTACCTTTGTGCGCCGCGTCTACGCGGATCTTGAGGAGTTTTTCTTCCATAACGAGAACCTTACTATTAGTATAATTGCGCAAACCGGTAATATCATAATACTTATGACCTGGGCTATCGTAAGGCCGATAAATATTTTGG harbors:
- the rodA gene encoding rod shape-determining protein RodA, producing the protein MIFDKRLIKDFDKTILAVVFILCLIGLLTLYSATKVKDLSFVESFVFKQINWIAFGAILLVLVINISYQKFVDISYILYGLNIVLLMLVLVIGRERLGAQRWFTIGNFTLQPSEFIKINFILMLASYLGSKKGKMESFSGFIVPLILLAIPFLLVVIQPDLGTALLLIPIFLSMMFVAGARTKYLITLIIMGLVSMPIFWHFLRDYQRQRLMVFLNPNVDPLGAGYTIIQSKIAVGSGGLIGKGWLAGTQNQLNFLPERHTDFIFSVIGEEWGLFGALILILLFFMIVRRGLDIAYSTNDMHGKLIATGIVVLLALQVTINIAMTIGMMPVVGIPLPLISYGGSSMLTTFIAVGLLLNIGMRRSRF
- the mrdA gene encoding penicillin-binding protein 2, which produces MREKYLQAPIRVLFILLVLGLAYTQVLRFPYYSRLSKDNAIRIIPIEGPRGTIFDKNGVPLVNDRVSFNVAVVYQELRNREKLIRLLTNLLDVPRKKVEDAVDKSARKPYAPVTIVEDIEKDKAFILEEESFDIRGLVIETKSVRNYGYGSVGSHIFGYLSEISERELESLKEYGYRMKDLVGRDGLEKYYDKDLAGVDGGIQIQVDNRGRQVGVLGYKEPRKGKDLYLTIDLNLQKVCDKALEDKSGAIMVMDPGTGEVLALSSSPSYDPNIFIKPEGSSERLKLLKDKMRRPLLNRAISGAYPPGSIFKIVVASAALQIKRINTRTHFNCTGTYILGRGRFDCWKELGHGPQDVVNAIMNSCNVFFYNIGRAVGVDNIENFAHIFGFGKKTGIDLPDEVKGVAPGRLWKKLHKKDVWYEGDTVNYAIGQGYVLVTPVQILDMTAIIANKGSIVKPYIVKRIDTRDLMPAERKPAGLNSGVIKTVREGMYKVVNAEFGTGKRAKIEGVAIAGKTGTAQNPQGRTHAWFTGFAPFDPSTSLRVNGERSRTIDNSRICVVVFLEHGGKGGMEPSEIAKDIFEEAKNRGYL
- the mreD gene encoding rod shape-determining protein MreD — protein: MHNKVNRMQMYLILLTAFFLQVTLLDFIRIAGTKPDLGALFVIFIAIFFGWSSGIEAGFVFGLLKDIYSVDIFGINTATLAITGLIAGLLSPKFLKESRAIQTLIVFVLTLFYFFIHYFISSAISNITYISLAEYIIHSFIPVSLYTACLAFLIFPFFVSRFGLEETAEYL
- the mreC gene encoding rod shape-determining protein MreC, with protein sequence MRNQKKSIVKALVIISIATLIVLTSSAARLIRINITDTTSPVLKTFHSFLGLLDNIAPFAALREENKILHDRLDLLTRMAEETQAIHDENARLRNLLNFQKIIPYTSIAAQVIGRDSSNWSNSIIIGKGSSSGIRQNMAVMSTRGLVGRIVEVGKNLSKVLLITDPNLKVGIMIRRNRQGGVMVGRPGGRCKVIYISLDSDAKAGDKIITAGFGSVFPKGILIGDIEKVDKEQGRLYKYAIVRPSQDLSKLEEVLCIIK
- a CDS encoding rod shape-determining protein, with amino-acid sequence MRPRFLDLLTGAYNKLFGFFSNDIGIDLGTATTLVYLKNQGIVLCEPSVVAVEAGTSNVLAVGEEAKRMLGRTPGNIVAIRPMRHGVITDFEISEAMLRYFIQKVNKSKRFVRPRIVIAIPSGITEVEKRAVEDSALHAGAREVITIEEPMAAAIGVGLPISEPSGNMIIDIGGGTTEIAVISLTGMVFSKSVRIGGDEMDEAIINSLKKNYNLMIGERTAENIKMKIGSVYPLEEELTMEVKGRDLVAGLPKTVSVTSEEIREAMSEPMSQIVEAVRITLERIPPELSADLIEKGIVLAGGGSLLKGIDKLLSEETGLPVHLAEDPLTAVALGTGKVLGEEKILKAIVKLQKRKR
- the aroA gene encoding 3-phosphoshikimate 1-carboxyvinyltransferase — encoded protein: MEIKIKPAKKVLGQITVPGDKSISHRAVMIGSIARGITTVKGMAESDDCNYTINAFKAMGVGISSEGNTTVIEGKGLKGLSRPSNAINVGNSGTTMRVLAGILAGQNFETTLTGDEGLQRRPMKRIVEPLSRMGVDISARKGDYPPIRIEGGIVKPIIYKTPVPSAQIKSAILFAGLYAKGTTRVIEKFKSRDHTERMLKYFGADISFNSRSVSISGGKELLARSFEIPGDISSASFFIAAAIILKGSSIKVKNVSINPTRAGILKILKKMGAKVKVVNKKDGFEPVGDIIAQYSKTRGITIDKSMIPSVIDELPIIFVLAALSKGRTVIKGSEELRVKETDRVSSMEYNLKKAGAVFNIRGNDIIIDGVDKLHGARLNSFQDHRTCMSMAVAALSADSESVIRGAESVSKSFPGFFDTLFKLTIV
- a CDS encoding RluA family pseudouridine synthase, producing the protein MEEKLLKIRVDAAHKGKRLDKFLAEEFSEEFSRSYLQKLLKEGKVLLNGGVPKGHHIIDTGERVEIIVPAPVESVIKAEKIPLDIVYEDKYLLVVNKPQGMVTHPAPGNYTGTLVNALLGRCRDLSGIGGVHKPGIVHRLDKGTSGLLVVAKTDEVHRKLSKQFKNKTTKRVYIAIVRGNVELDHGTIELPIGRSVRDRKKMAVKFDDERSKSATTHYKVIKRFGDFTILECVLGTGRTHQIRVHLSYIGHPILGDEKYGSKGKFKFPMLHAAKIGFTHPITKKFMEFSQEPPREMADVIKTGEL